A region of Ochotona princeps isolate mOchPri1 chromosome 2, mOchPri1.hap1, whole genome shotgun sequence DNA encodes the following proteins:
- the LOC101526818 gene encoding olfactory receptor 10J4: MPRPNFTVVTNFTFEGFSIFGWHHRLILFVVFFILYLLTLASNAIILTIIHLNHQLHTPMYFFLSVLSISETCYTVAIIPRMLSSLLDPQQGISIPECATQLFFYLTFGINNCFLLTAMGYDRYVAICNPLRYSVLMGKKACIQLASGSWGIGLSTAIIQVSSVFTLPFCEANVISHFFCDIRPLMKLACADTTIKEFITLLISLCVLVLPMILIFISYVLIVTTILKMASAEGRKKAFTTCASHLTVVIIHYGCTSFIYLKPKSQNSLQDRLISVTYTVITPLLNPVVYSLRNKEVKDSLLRALGKKTFS, encoded by the coding sequence ATGCCAAGACCCAATTTCACAGTGGTGACAAATTTTACCTTTGAAGGTTTCTCCATTTTTGGGTGGCATCACAGACTCATCCTCTTTGTGGTATTTTTTATATTGTATCTGCTAACTCTCGCTAGCAATGCTATCATCTTGACAATTATTCACCTGAACCACCAACTTCAcacgcccatgtacttcttcctaaGTGTTTTATCCATTTCTGAGACCTGTTATACCGTGGCCATCATCCCCCGAATGCTGTCCAGTCTCCTCGACCCACAACAAGGCATCTCCATCCCTGAGTGTGCCACTCAGCTCTTCTTCTACCTCACCTTTGGCATCAACAACTGCTTCCTGCTCACAGCCATGGGGtatgaccgctatgtggccatctgtaaCCCTCTACGTTATTCAGTCCTCATGGGCAAAAAGGCATGCATACAACTGGCAAGTGGGTCCTGGGGCATCGGACTGAGCACAGCCATCATTCAGGTATCTTCTGTGTTCACTCTGCCCTTCTGTGAAGCCAATGTCATCTCCCATTTCTTTTGTGACATCCGGCCCCTAATGAAGCTGGCTTGTGCTGACACTACCATCAAGGAATTTATCACTTTGCTCATCAGCCTCTGTGTCCTCGTTCTGCCCATGATCTTGATCTTCATCTCCTATGTTCTGATTGTCACCACCATCCTCAAGATGGCATCTGCTGAAGGCCGGAAGAAGGCCTTCACCACTTGTGCCTCACACCTCACAGTGGTCATCATCCACTATGGCTGTACCTCCTTCATCTACCTAAAACCCAAATCCCAGAATTCCCTGCAGGACAGGCTCATCAGTGTGACATATACGGTCATCACTCCCCTGTTGAATCCTGTTGTATACAGCCTGAGGAACAAAGAGGTCAAGGACTCCTTGCTTAGAGCTTTGGGCAAGAAAACCTTCTCTTAG